One region of Oxalobacteraceae bacterium OTU3CAMAD1 genomic DNA includes:
- a CDS encoding group 1 truncated hemoglobin, translating to MSRFTKMAGIGMALLLACSLAVAQTPYTDDKVYQGLGGKEGIKKIVDTFIPLMLADPRIKESFADFDMEQLNVRLQEQFCEFAGGPCKYTGKYRDKTMDGVGTERDMATVHQDLKITNAMFNALTEDLQIAMERNNVPNGVANKLIAKLAPMQRAIVTK from the coding sequence ATGAGTCGATTCACGAAGATGGCCGGCATCGGCATGGCGTTGCTGCTGGCCTGCTCGCTGGCCGTAGCGCAGACGCCGTACACCGACGACAAGGTGTATCAGGGCCTGGGCGGCAAAGAGGGCATCAAGAAGATCGTCGACACCTTCATTCCGCTGATGCTGGCCGATCCGCGCATCAAGGAAAGCTTCGCCGATTTCGATATGGAGCAGCTCAACGTTCGCCTGCAGGAGCAGTTCTGCGAGTTCGCCGGCGGCCCTTGCAAGTACACCGGCAAATACCGCGACAAGACGATGGACGGCGTCGGCACCGAGCGTGACATGGCGACCGTGCACCAGGATTTGAAAATCACCAACGCGATGTTCAACGCGCTGACCGAGGACCTGCAGATCGCCATGGAGCGCAACAACGTGCCCAATGGCGTGGCGAACAAGCTGA